The Astatotilapia calliptera chromosome 14, fAstCal1.2, whole genome shotgun sequence genome includes a region encoding these proteins:
- the LOC113036956 gene encoding uncharacterized protein LOC113036956, producing MKLPSFSVGMRALVLLCLLNAAFAQNEYSWNGPVRIAPDPDPNAGSACSTDKFSCGCCLMVQEVNRLKTYFNKSMTELEKDFQKTKESLRVVEASRVAFSFSLFSDENFKCYGPFSEMNKIVIYKNAFLNLGGAYNMNTGVFTVPFSGVYSLAVTIFSDAGSPGNMLAACANLQVNNKVMARAKEFNTNDQEDSATIVVAMHLKVGDMVTVTLSSGCYLCDESYYNTFSGFLLYVTE from the exons atgaagCTGCCATCATTTAGTGTCGGCATGAGAG CTCTTGTACTGCTGTGTCTGCTGAATGCAGCGTTTGCTCAAAACGAATATTCCTGGAACGGACCCGTCCGGATTGCTCCAGATCCCGACCCCAACGCAGGCAGTG CATGCAGCACGGACAAATTCTCCTGTGGTTGCTGCCTGATGGTGCAAGAGGTGAACAGGCTGAAGACCTACTTTAACAAGAGCATGACTGAGCTGGAGAAGGACTtccaaaagacaaaagaaagtcTCAGGGTGGTTGAAG CCAGCCGCGTtgccttctctttctctctattcAGCGATGAGAATTTTAAGTGTTACGGCCCCTTCAGCGAAATGAACAAGATCGTCATCTACAAAAATGCCTTCCTTAACTTGGGCGGAGCCTACAACATGAACACTGGCGTCTTCACCGTTCCTTTCTCAGGCGTCTACAGTCTCGCAGTCACCATCTTCAGTGACGCAGGGTCTCCCGGCAACATGCTGGCTGCCTGTGCCAATCTGCAGGTTAACAATAAAGTGATGGCAAGAGCCAAAGAGTTTAATACCAATGACCAAGAAGATAGCGCCACCATAGTTGTGGCCATGCACCTGAAAGTTGGAGACATGGTGACTGTTACCTTAAGCAGTGGCTGCTATCTCTGTGATGAAAGCTACTACAACACCTTCAGTGGCTTTCTGCTTTATGTTACTGAATAA
- the cbln18 gene encoding cerebellin 18 isoform X2 encodes MKIKNTLLKMVVLPVLFLLGSLFLCNPVQAQSDTILMLKQAALNWKGALTCETSDCNCTFNQQRGCCCAARDMLQLEEDILERMTFLCHDISTLKGRVQSLTDKIKVAFKATMDPNIALMVPGSTERCFGPFNINIPVPFNSVLLNSGNGYNPSLGIFTAPFPGVYVFSFTTYSSVGENGRLYHKVQLMKNGKRGASVWENNREDTEDSATQVVALEMQRGDQVYLDLTSGRKLCTNLQYNVFTGYILYPYIAA; translated from the exons ATGAAGATCAAAAATACACTGCTAAAG atggTTGTATTACCAGTTTTGTTCCTGTTGGGGTCACTGTTTCTCTGTAATCCAGTGCAGGCCCAGTCCGACACCATCTTAATGCTGAAACAGGCAGCAC TTAACTGGAAGGGAGCTCTGACTTGTGAAACATCGGACTGCAATTGCACTTTCAATCAACAGCGCGGCTGCTGCTGTGCAGCAAGGGACATGCTCCAATTAGAAGAGGATATCTTAGAAAGGATGACCTTTTTGTGCCATGACATCAGCACACTGAAAGGCAGAGTACAGTCACTCACAG ATAAAATCAAGGTTGCCTTCAAGGCCACAATGGACCCAAATATTGCCCTTATGGTTCCTGGATCAACAGAACGTTGCTTTGGTCCATTCAATATTAATATTCCAGTTCCCTTCAACTCTGTCCTTCTCAACAGTGGCAATGGATATAACCCGTCCTTGg GTATCTTCACTGCCCCCTTTCCTGGTGTTTACGTCTTTTCTTTCACAACCTACTCATCTGTGGGAGAGAATGGGCGCCTCTACCATAAA GTCCAGCTTATGAAGAATGGGAAGCGCGGAGCCAGTGTGTGGGAGAATAATCGAGAGGATACGGAGGACAGCGCCACGCAG GTCGTTGCACTGGAAATGCAGAGGGGCGATCAGGTCTACCTTGACCTGACGTCTGGGAGGAAACTCTGTACAAATCTTCAGTACAATGTCTTCACTGGTTACATCCTGTACCCCTACATTGCTGCCTAA
- the LOC113036907 gene encoding cerebellin-1-like — protein sequence MRAIVLLCLLHAAFGQDNKFSWLGPLENVPQQAPVQSQVCVTDQASCGCCLMQKQIGRLEKFFNMSINKLKDELMSSKMILNNMRGSRSAFSIALNNNSAMVSYGPFSSDSIIKYKHVFINLGDGYNVETGIFTVPRSGVYSLSVTVYSSARVTLSNCVTLQVNGENVAEAIERSGQDLEDSTSVVVAVQLNAGDQLSARLLQGCSLSDDINHYNTFTGFLLYASD from the exons ATGAGAG CAATTGTATTGCTGTGTCTTCTGCATGCAGCTTTCGGTCAGGACAACAAGTTTTCCTGGCTTGGACCTTTGGAGAATGTACCGCAGCAAGCCCCCGTTCAAAGCCAAG tgTGTGTTACTGACCAGGCGTCGTGTGGCTGCTGTCTAATGCAGAAACAAATAGGCAGGTTGGAGAAGTTCTTTAACATGAGCATTAACAAACTGAAGGACGAGCTCATGAGCTCCAAAATGATCCTCAACAATATGAGAG GAAGCCGCAGCGCCTTCTCCATCGCTCTAAACAACAACTCAGCCATGGTCTCCTATGGCCCCTTCTCCAGTGATAGCATAATTAAGTACAAACATGTCTTCATCAACTTGGGAGACGGCTACAATGTGGAGACTGGCATCTTCACCGTGCCCCGCTCCGGCGTCTACAGCCTCTCCGTCACGGTTTACAGCTCTGCTCGCGTAACCCTGAGCAACTGCGTCACTCTGCAGGTTAACGGCGAAAATGTGGCTGAAGCCATTGAAAGAAGTGGTCAGGACCTTGAAGACAGCACCAGTGTTGTCGTGGCTGTGCAGCTGAACGCCGGGGACCAGCTGTCTGCCAGGCTGCTCCAAGGATGCTCCTTAAGCGATGACATCAACCACTACAACACTTTCACTGGTTTTCTGCTTTATGCTTCTGATTAA
- the cbln18 gene encoding cerebellin 18 isoform X3 — MVVLPVLFLLGSLFLCNPVQAQSDTILMLKQAALNWKGALTCETSDCNCTFNQQRGCCCAARDMLQLEEDILERMTFLCHDISTLKGRVQSLTDKIKVAFKATMDPNIALMVPGSTERCFGPFNINIPVPFNSVLLNSGNGYNPSLGIFTAPFPGVYVFSFTTYSSVGENGRLYHKVQLMKNGKRGASVWENNREDTEDSATQVVALEMQRGDQVYLDLTSGRKLCTNLQYNVFTGYILYPYIAA, encoded by the exons atggTTGTATTACCAGTTTTGTTCCTGTTGGGGTCACTGTTTCTCTGTAATCCAGTGCAGGCCCAGTCCGACACCATCTTAATGCTGAAACAGGCAGCAC TTAACTGGAAGGGAGCTCTGACTTGTGAAACATCGGACTGCAATTGCACTTTCAATCAACAGCGCGGCTGCTGCTGTGCAGCAAGGGACATGCTCCAATTAGAAGAGGATATCTTAGAAAGGATGACCTTTTTGTGCCATGACATCAGCACACTGAAAGGCAGAGTACAGTCACTCACAG ATAAAATCAAGGTTGCCTTCAAGGCCACAATGGACCCAAATATTGCCCTTATGGTTCCTGGATCAACAGAACGTTGCTTTGGTCCATTCAATATTAATATTCCAGTTCCCTTCAACTCTGTCCTTCTCAACAGTGGCAATGGATATAACCCGTCCTTGg GTATCTTCACTGCCCCCTTTCCTGGTGTTTACGTCTTTTCTTTCACAACCTACTCATCTGTGGGAGAGAATGGGCGCCTCTACCATAAA GTCCAGCTTATGAAGAATGGGAAGCGCGGAGCCAGTGTGTGGGAGAATAATCGAGAGGATACGGAGGACAGCGCCACGCAG GTCGTTGCACTGGAAATGCAGAGGGGCGATCAGGTCTACCTTGACCTGACGTCTGGGAGGAAACTCTGTACAAATCTTCAGTACAATGTCTTCACTGGTTACATCCTGTACCCCTACATTGCTGCCTAA
- the cbln18 gene encoding cerebellin 18 isoform X1: MSFFTLHTILKLLYGKMVVLPVLFLLGSLFLCNPVQAQSDTILMLKQAALNWKGALTCETSDCNCTFNQQRGCCCAARDMLQLEEDILERMTFLCHDISTLKGRVQSLTDKIKVAFKATMDPNIALMVPGSTERCFGPFNINIPVPFNSVLLNSGNGYNPSLGIFTAPFPGVYVFSFTTYSSVGENGRLYHKVQLMKNGKRGASVWENNREDTEDSATQVVALEMQRGDQVYLDLTSGRKLCTNLQYNVFTGYILYPYIAA; the protein is encoded by the exons ATGAGCTTCTTCACTTTACACACAATACTTAAGTTGTTGTATGGTAAG atggTTGTATTACCAGTTTTGTTCCTGTTGGGGTCACTGTTTCTCTGTAATCCAGTGCAGGCCCAGTCCGACACCATCTTAATGCTGAAACAGGCAGCAC TTAACTGGAAGGGAGCTCTGACTTGTGAAACATCGGACTGCAATTGCACTTTCAATCAACAGCGCGGCTGCTGCTGTGCAGCAAGGGACATGCTCCAATTAGAAGAGGATATCTTAGAAAGGATGACCTTTTTGTGCCATGACATCAGCACACTGAAAGGCAGAGTACAGTCACTCACAG ATAAAATCAAGGTTGCCTTCAAGGCCACAATGGACCCAAATATTGCCCTTATGGTTCCTGGATCAACAGAACGTTGCTTTGGTCCATTCAATATTAATATTCCAGTTCCCTTCAACTCTGTCCTTCTCAACAGTGGCAATGGATATAACCCGTCCTTGg GTATCTTCACTGCCCCCTTTCCTGGTGTTTACGTCTTTTCTTTCACAACCTACTCATCTGTGGGAGAGAATGGGCGCCTCTACCATAAA GTCCAGCTTATGAAGAATGGGAAGCGCGGAGCCAGTGTGTGGGAGAATAATCGAGAGGATACGGAGGACAGCGCCACGCAG GTCGTTGCACTGGAAATGCAGAGGGGCGATCAGGTCTACCTTGACCTGACGTCTGGGAGGAAACTCTGTACAAATCTTCAGTACAATGTCTTCACTGGTTACATCCTGTACCCCTACATTGCTGCCTAA